A portion of the Microlunatus phosphovorus NM-1 genome contains these proteins:
- the polA gene encoding DNA polymerase I, whose product MPERPKLLLIDGHSVAYRAFFALPVENFSTQTGQHTNGVFGFTSMLINVLRDEVPTHLAVAFDVSRKTFRSEIYTEYKANRSTSPDEFKGQVDLVKEVLDALNVPHVAVDGYEADDVIATLATQAEAADYDVLICTGDRDAFQLVSDRVTVLYPRRGVSDLARMTPAAVEERYFVPPTRYPELAALVGESSDNLPGIPGVGPKTAAKWLAAYDGLDNLITHAPELKGKAAEAFKERIDAVRLNRQVNALVRDLELPVGVDDLGRQPWDREATHQLFDQLEFRVLRDRLLEALPNEEIVPEGGFELSGTILQQGELADWLAEHAAGDRTGLDVIGHWGSGSGDIASIALAAADGAAAYVDVTELLPADENALADWLADPGTGKAMHDAKGPLLALWARGWELGGLTSDTQLAAYLVRPDQRTFDLADLTIRYLKRELKVDSGPDALNPGADDQLALDFGDDDSGAEIAAEAAMVRARAVIDLADALDADVEAHNGTSLLYGVELPLQRTLARMERTGVAVDVGLLEALEAEFDSTVNRAADEAFRILGKQINLGSPKQLQVVLFDELKMPKTRRTRTGYTTDAEALQQLYAKTEHPFLQQMLIHRDAIRLRQTVEGLLKSISDDGRIHTTYAQTIAATGRLSSTDPNLQNIPIRTEEGRRIREAFVVGPGFESLMSADYSQIEMRIMAHVSADEALIEAFRSGMDFHTVTASRVFGVAPDEVSPGERAKIKAMNYGLAYGLSAYGLSQQLGIDTSEAKALMEEYFERFGGVRDYLRSLVVEARRTEYTETLLGRRRYLPDLMSDNRQRREMAERMALNAPIQGSAADIIKVAMLDVEKALDDAGMHSRMLLQVHDELVFEVAPGEAESLTELVRNKMGQAVEMEVPLDVSVGIGHSWHAAAH is encoded by the coding sequence ATGCCCGAGCGGCCGAAGCTGTTGTTGATCGATGGCCATTCGGTGGCATACCGGGCGTTCTTCGCGCTGCCGGTGGAGAACTTCTCGACCCAGACCGGGCAGCACACCAATGGAGTGTTCGGGTTCACGTCGATGCTGATCAACGTGCTGCGGGACGAGGTGCCGACTCACCTGGCGGTGGCGTTCGACGTCTCCCGCAAGACGTTCCGCTCCGAGATCTACACCGAATACAAGGCGAATCGGTCGACCAGCCCGGACGAGTTCAAAGGGCAGGTGGACCTGGTCAAGGAGGTGCTGGACGCGCTCAACGTGCCGCATGTGGCCGTCGATGGTTACGAAGCCGACGACGTGATCGCGACGTTGGCGACCCAGGCTGAGGCCGCGGACTACGACGTGCTGATTTGCACCGGCGACCGGGACGCGTTCCAGTTGGTGTCGGATCGGGTCACCGTGCTCTATCCGCGTCGCGGTGTCTCCGATCTGGCCCGGATGACCCCGGCCGCGGTGGAGGAGCGCTACTTCGTCCCGCCGACTCGCTACCCGGAGCTCGCGGCGCTGGTGGGTGAGTCCAGCGATAACCTGCCGGGCATTCCGGGCGTCGGGCCCAAGACAGCGGCGAAATGGCTGGCAGCCTACGACGGCCTGGACAACCTGATCACCCACGCGCCGGAGCTGAAGGGCAAGGCGGCCGAGGCGTTCAAGGAGCGGATCGACGCCGTACGCCTGAATCGCCAGGTGAACGCTTTGGTTCGCGACCTGGAACTGCCGGTGGGCGTCGACGATCTCGGGCGTCAGCCTTGGGATCGCGAGGCCACGCACCAGTTGTTCGATCAGCTGGAGTTCCGGGTGCTGCGCGATCGGCTGCTGGAGGCACTGCCGAACGAGGAGATCGTGCCCGAGGGCGGCTTCGAGCTGTCCGGCACGATCCTCCAACAGGGCGAGCTCGCCGACTGGCTGGCCGAGCATGCCGCCGGCGACCGCACGGGTCTGGACGTGATCGGGCACTGGGGGTCCGGCAGCGGCGACATCGCCAGCATCGCCTTGGCGGCTGCCGACGGAGCTGCAGCGTACGTGGATGTCACCGAGCTGCTGCCCGCCGATGAGAACGCGCTTGCCGACTGGCTGGCCGATCCTGGCACAGGCAAGGCGATGCACGACGCGAAGGGCCCGCTGCTGGCGCTGTGGGCCCGTGGTTGGGAGTTGGGCGGCCTCACCTCGGACACGCAGCTGGCCGCCTATCTGGTGCGCCCGGATCAACGGACGTTTGACCTGGCCGACCTGACCATCCGCTATCTCAAGCGGGAGCTCAAGGTCGACTCGGGTCCGGATGCCCTCAACCCTGGGGCCGACGACCAGCTCGCCCTGGACTTCGGTGACGACGACTCCGGTGCCGAGATCGCGGCCGAAGCGGCCATGGTGCGGGCACGCGCGGTGATCGACTTGGCCGACGCGCTGGACGCCGACGTCGAGGCACACAACGGCACCAGCCTGCTCTACGGGGTGGAGCTCCCGCTGCAGCGCACCCTGGCCCGGATGGAGCGAACCGGTGTCGCGGTCGACGTCGGCCTGCTCGAAGCGCTGGAGGCCGAGTTCGACTCCACCGTCAACCGGGCGGCCGACGAGGCGTTCCGGATCCTCGGCAAGCAGATCAACCTCGGCTCGCCCAAGCAGCTGCAGGTGGTGCTGTTCGACGAGCTGAAGATGCCCAAGACCCGGCGGACCCGCACCGGCTACACCACCGATGCGGAGGCGCTCCAGCAGCTGTATGCGAAGACCGAGCACCCCTTCCTGCAGCAGATGCTGATCCACCGCGACGCGATCCGATTGCGTCAGACGGTCGAGGGGCTGCTCAAGTCGATCTCCGACGACGGCCGGATCCACACCACGTACGCCCAGACGATCGCCGCGACCGGCCGGCTGTCCAGCACCGACCCGAACCTGCAGAACATCCCGATCCGCACCGAGGAGGGTCGCAGGATCCGCGAAGCCTTCGTCGTCGGGCCGGGGTTCGAGTCGCTGATGAGCGCGGACTACTCCCAGATCGAGATGCGGATCATGGCTCATGTCAGCGCCGACGAGGCGCTGATCGAGGCGTTCAGGTCCGGCATGGATTTCCACACCGTGACCGCGTCGCGGGTCTTCGGCGTGGCGCCGGACGAGGTCTCGCCGGGGGAGCGGGCAAAGATCAAGGCGATGAACTATGGACTTGCCTACGGACTGAGCGCCTACGGGCTGTCCCAACAGCTCGGCATCGACACCTCCGAGGCCAAAGCGCTGATGGAGGAGTATTTCGAGCGCTTCGGTGGAGTGCGGGACTATCTGCGTTCCCTGGTCGTCGAGGCCCGCCGGACCGAATACACCGAGACGCTGCTCGGCCGGCGTCGCTATCTCCCAGACCTGATGAGCGACAACCGGCAGCGCCGGGAGATGGCCGAGCGGATGGCGCTCAACGCACCCATCCAGGGGTCGGCCGCCGACATCATCAAGGTGGCGATGCTCGACGTCGAGAAGGCGCTCGACGATGCCGGGATGCACAGTCGGATGCTGCTCCAGGTGCACGACGAGCTGGTCTTCGAAGTCGCGCCGGGGGAGGCGGAGTCGCTCACGGAATTGGTCCGGAACAAGATGGGCCAAGCCGTTGAGATGGAGGTGCCGCTCGACGTTTCGGTCGGCATCGGCCATTCCTGGCATGCGGCCGCTCACTGA
- the glpX gene encoding class II fructose-bisphosphatase: MTAIQTMTATQTRIGPDPDRNLALELVRATEAAAINCSRLLGFGDKNAVDAAAVDAMRPVLGTVRMNGVVVIGEGEKDEAPMLYNGERVGDGTGPEWDIAVDPVDGTTLTAKSLPDAVSVLGVSPRGTMFNPGPAVYMYKLVVPGLVADAIDIDAPLADTLSRIAKATDRSVSDLTVAVLDRPRHEQLVAEIRQAGARIRFLLDGDVAGAIMAVSPGTGVDLLVGVGGTPEGVLAACALRCLGGELIGRLTARDADEKRAIIDAGYDLDQVLTTTDLVSGNNVFFAATGVTDGALLQGVRFESNRITTHSLSMRSRSGTVRLIEGRHDPERSLLVNH; encoded by the coding sequence ATGACCGCCATCCAGACAATGACCGCCACCCAGACCCGCATCGGCCCCGACCCGGACCGCAATCTCGCCCTCGAACTCGTCCGGGCCACTGAGGCCGCCGCCATCAACTGCTCCCGCCTGCTCGGCTTCGGCGACAAGAACGCCGTCGACGCGGCTGCCGTGGATGCCATGCGCCCCGTTCTCGGCACGGTCCGGATGAACGGCGTCGTCGTCATCGGTGAGGGCGAGAAGGACGAGGCGCCGATGCTCTACAACGGCGAACGAGTCGGCGACGGCACCGGTCCGGAGTGGGACATCGCCGTCGACCCGGTGGATGGCACCACACTGACCGCCAAGAGCCTGCCGGACGCCGTCAGCGTGCTCGGGGTCTCGCCGCGCGGCACGATGTTCAACCCCGGCCCGGCCGTCTACATGTACAAGCTCGTCGTACCCGGTCTCGTGGCTGACGCCATCGACATCGACGCGCCCCTGGCCGACACTCTCAGCCGGATCGCCAAGGCCACCGACCGATCGGTCTCCGACCTGACCGTCGCCGTGCTGGACCGTCCGCGGCACGAGCAGCTCGTGGCCGAGATCCGTCAGGCCGGCGCTCGGATCCGATTCCTGCTGGACGGCGACGTGGCCGGCGCGATCATGGCCGTCAGCCCCGGCACGGGCGTGGACCTGCTGGTCGGCGTGGGCGGCACGCCTGAAGGTGTGCTGGCGGCCTGCGCCCTGCGCTGCCTGGGCGGGGAGCTGATCGGTCGGCTGACTGCGCGCGACGCCGACGAGAAGCGGGCGATCATCGACGCCGGCTACGACCTGGACCAGGTGCTGACCACTACCGATCTGGTGTCGGGGAACAACGTGTTCTTCGCCGCGACGGGCGTCACCGACGGGGCGCTGCTTCAGGGTGTCCGGTTCGAGTCGAATCGGATCACGACCCACTCGCTGTCCATGCGCTCCCGATCGGGCACCGTACGGCTGATCGAGGGGCGCCACGACCCGGAGCGCTCGCTGCTCGTCAACCACTGA
- the glpK gene encoding glycerol kinase GlpK codes for MSSNTYVMAIDQGTTSSRAIIFDHGGQIASTGQVEHEQIFPRAGWVEHDPVEIWTNVREVVAFALSSADIDARDVVAIGITNQRETAVVWDRHTGKPVYNAIVWQDTRTKAIVEELGGDAGPDRFKDLVGLPLATYFTGPKVKWILDNVEGARARAEAGDLLMGTTDSWVLWNMTGGAVNGIHVTDVTNASRTMLMNIDTLDWNADICAEMGIPLSMLPEIRSSSEVYGIVRPAGLMAGVPVAGILGDQQAATFGQACFEKGMAKNTYGTGSFLLLNTGTTPVRSKNGLLTTVCYKIGNAPTVYALEGSIAVTGSLVQWIRDNLEMIDDASEIEGLARSVDDNGGAYIVPAFSGLFAPYWRSDARGALVGLTRFVRKGHLCRAVLESVAYQTRDVVEAMNADAQTELKELKVDGGMTGNELLMQFQADQLGVDVVRPQVAETTALGAAYAAGIAVGYWNGEQDVIDNWAEGKRWTPKSGNGECARQYRNWKKAVQRTLDWVDEDVL; via the coding sequence ATGAGCAGCAACACCTACGTCATGGCGATCGACCAGGGCACCACCAGCAGCCGGGCGATCATCTTCGACCACGGCGGTCAGATCGCGTCCACCGGACAAGTGGAGCACGAGCAGATCTTTCCCCGAGCCGGCTGGGTCGAGCACGACCCGGTGGAGATCTGGACCAATGTCCGCGAGGTCGTCGCCTTCGCCTTGTCGTCGGCCGACATCGATGCCCGTGACGTTGTCGCGATCGGCATCACCAACCAGCGTGAGACCGCGGTCGTCTGGGACCGCCACACCGGCAAGCCCGTCTACAACGCCATCGTCTGGCAGGACACGCGGACCAAGGCGATCGTGGAGGAGCTCGGCGGCGACGCCGGTCCGGACCGGTTCAAGGATCTGGTCGGGTTGCCGCTGGCCACCTACTTCACCGGCCCCAAGGTGAAGTGGATTCTCGACAACGTCGAGGGTGCTCGGGCTCGCGCCGAGGCCGGCGACCTGTTGATGGGCACCACGGACAGCTGGGTGCTGTGGAACATGACCGGCGGTGCCGTGAACGGCATTCACGTGACCGACGTCACCAACGCTTCCCGCACCATGCTGATGAACATCGACACCCTCGACTGGAATGCCGACATCTGTGCCGAGATGGGGATCCCGCTGTCGATGCTGCCCGAGATCCGCTCCTCCTCGGAGGTGTACGGCATCGTCCGGCCGGCCGGCTTGATGGCGGGCGTCCCGGTCGCCGGGATCCTCGGAGACCAGCAGGCCGCCACCTTCGGTCAGGCGTGCTTCGAGAAGGGCATGGCCAAGAACACGTACGGCACCGGCAGCTTCCTGCTGCTCAACACCGGCACCACTCCGGTACGCAGCAAGAACGGCCTGCTCACCACCGTCTGCTACAAGATCGGCAACGCCCCGACGGTGTACGCGCTCGAGGGATCCATCGCCGTGACCGGGTCTCTCGTTCAGTGGATCCGGGACAACCTCGAGATGATCGACGACGCGTCCGAGATCGAGGGTCTCGCCCGCAGCGTGGACGACAACGGCGGCGCCTATATCGTCCCGGCCTTCTCCGGTCTGTTCGCCCCCTACTGGCGCTCCGACGCCAGGGGTGCTCTCGTCGGCCTCACCCGCTTCGTCCGCAAAGGCCACCTCTGCCGGGCCGTGCTGGAGTCGGTCGCGTACCAGACGCGCGACGTGGTCGAGGCGATGAACGCCGACGCCCAGACCGAGCTGAAGGAGCTGAAGGTCGATGGCGGGATGACCGGCAACGAGCTGCTGATGCAGTTCCAGGCCGACCAGCTCGGTGTCGACGTCGTCCGGCCACAGGTCGCCGAGACCACGGCGCTCGGCGCCGCCTACGCCGCCGGGATCGCCGTCGGCTATTGGAACGGTGAGCAGGACGTCATCGACAACTGGGCCGAAGGCAAGCGGTGGACACCGAAGTCCGGCAACGGCGAGTGCGCCCGGCAGTACCGCAACTGGAAGAAGGCCGTCCAACGGACTCTCGACTGGGTCGACGAAGACGTCCTCTAG
- a CDS encoding MIP/aquaporin family protein, which produces MSALPLPLLLPLSTDPALTQVFVSELLGTMILLLLGCGVVANTVLPRVKGAGANFLMIGWGWGLGVFAGVYVSFRSGAHLNPAVTVGILSSGAAEYAPGVPVTLTSTLTYFGGELLGAFLGAILVWLAYRQHFDADAPAGIKLAVFSTGPEIRSYRHNLLTEVIATFVLVFVILVFGETPSGLGPLPAALLVVGIGISLGGPTGYAINPARDLGPRIAHALLPIKGKGGNDWAYSWVPVAGPLIGAVIAGLIASAYTA; this is translated from the coding sequence ATGTCCGCTTTACCACTTCCGCTACTACTTCCGTTGTCCACCGATCCTGCCCTGACGCAGGTCTTCGTCTCCGAGCTCCTCGGCACCATGATCTTGCTGCTGCTCGGCTGTGGCGTCGTCGCCAACACCGTCCTGCCCAGGGTCAAAGGGGCCGGCGCCAACTTCTTGATGATCGGCTGGGGTTGGGGCCTCGGCGTCTTCGCCGGCGTCTATGTCTCGTTCCGATCCGGCGCACACCTCAACCCCGCCGTCACCGTGGGCATCCTGTCCAGCGGTGCCGCCGAGTATGCCCCTGGCGTCCCGGTGACCCTGACCTCCACCCTGACCTACTTCGGCGGGGAACTGCTCGGTGCCTTCCTCGGCGCCATCCTGGTCTGGCTCGCCTACCGCCAGCACTTCGACGCCGACGCCCCTGCCGGGATCAAGCTGGCCGTCTTCTCCACCGGCCCCGAGATCCGCTCCTACCGCCACAACCTGCTGACCGAGGTGATCGCGACCTTCGTCCTGGTGTTCGTGATCCTGGTCTTCGGCGAGACACCCTCCGGTCTCGGTCCGCTCCCGGCCGCCTTGCTCGTGGTCGGGATCGGCATCTCCCTGGGCGGCCCGACCGGCTACGCCATCAACCCGGCCCGCGACCTCGGCCCTCGCATCGCCCACGCCCTGCTCCCGATCAAGGGCAAGGGCGGCAACGACTGGGCGTACTCCTGGGTGCCGGTCGCCGGCCCGCTGATCGGTGCCGTGATCGCGGGCCTTATCGCCAGTGCGTACACCGCATGA
- a CDS encoding glycerol-3-phosphate dehydrogenase/oxidase has translation MTALNTGNRTAALRAMSDDRGLDVLVIGGGVTGAGVALDAATRGLRVGVVDAQDWASGTSSRSSKLVHGGLRYLQMLDFKLVSEALGERGLLIDKLAPHLVRAVPFLYPLTKWYERPYVGAGIALYDALATFGTRNRAVPLHRHVSRRGVREVFPGIKADVCRGAVRYYDGQVDDARLVIALIRTAVQLGAYAASRTEVVELVKDDSGRVTGAVLRDLESGAEHLVRTRSVINATGVWTEQTQSLVTDGGLHVLASKGIHIVVPRERIAGTSGIILQTEKSVLFLIPWSRYWVIGTTDTAYHGDLTHPVASHADIDYVLDHANAILAHPLTRNDVVGTWAGLRPLLQPGTKGDEKSSTKVSREHTVTEAAPGLVSIAGGKLTTYRVMAEDAVDFALGEQRATELPSETATTPLVGAAGYHAYARRASEISRTYGWSDATVAHLLHRYGSALSELLDLVDARPDLGRPLAGAEAYLRAEIVYGVSHEGALHLEDTMTIRTRLTYEVGNHGLAAVTEIADLMAGQLGWDEARRQFELDAYQARCAAEDAAAAAPDDEAAQQARQRIGDVLADLPGAEVTTLA, from the coding sequence ATGACTGCCCTGAACACAGGGAACCGCACTGCGGCATTGAGAGCCATGAGCGACGATCGGGGACTCGATGTCCTGGTCATCGGCGGTGGCGTGACCGGTGCCGGCGTCGCGCTGGACGCCGCGACCCGGGGCCTGCGAGTCGGTGTCGTCGACGCGCAGGACTGGGCTTCGGGCACCTCCAGCCGGTCCAGCAAGCTCGTTCACGGCGGCCTGCGCTACCTGCAGATGCTGGACTTCAAGCTCGTCTCCGAGGCGCTCGGTGAGCGAGGTCTGCTGATCGACAAGCTCGCGCCGCACCTGGTGCGGGCCGTGCCCTTCCTGTATCCGCTGACCAAGTGGTACGAGCGCCCCTACGTCGGTGCGGGGATCGCCCTCTACGACGCGCTGGCCACCTTCGGCACCCGCAACCGCGCCGTCCCGCTCCATCGACACGTCTCGAGGCGGGGCGTACGCGAGGTCTTTCCCGGGATCAAAGCGGATGTCTGCCGTGGCGCGGTGCGCTACTACGACGGTCAGGTCGACGACGCGCGGCTGGTGATCGCGTTGATCCGCACCGCAGTTCAGCTCGGCGCGTACGCGGCCAGCCGGACCGAGGTCGTCGAGCTGGTCAAGGACGACTCGGGTCGGGTGACCGGGGCCGTGCTGCGCGATCTGGAGAGCGGAGCCGAGCATCTGGTGAGGACCCGATCGGTGATCAACGCCACCGGGGTCTGGACCGAGCAGACCCAGAGCTTGGTCACCGACGGCGGGCTGCACGTGCTGGCGTCGAAGGGCATTCACATCGTCGTTCCGCGGGAGCGGATCGCCGGCACGTCGGGCATCATCCTGCAGACCGAGAAGTCCGTGCTGTTCCTGATTCCCTGGTCACGCTATTGGGTGATCGGCACGACCGACACCGCCTACCACGGCGACCTCACCCATCCGGTGGCCAGCCACGCCGACATCGACTACGTCCTCGACCATGCGAACGCCATCCTCGCCCATCCGCTGACTCGCAACGACGTGGTCGGCACCTGGGCCGGGCTGCGGCCACTGCTGCAGCCCGGCACCAAGGGCGACGAGAAGTCCTCGACCAAGGTGTCCCGCGAGCACACCGTGACCGAGGCCGCGCCCGGCCTGGTCTCGATCGCCGGCGGCAAGCTGACGACGTACCGGGTGATGGCCGAGGACGCGGTCGATTTCGCCCTCGGTGAGCAGCGCGCCACCGAGCTGCCTTCCGAGACCGCGACCACGCCGCTGGTCGGGGCGGCCGGCTACCACGCCTACGCCCGCCGGGCATCGGAGATCAGCCGGACCTACGGCTGGTCCGATGCCACGGTCGCGCACCTGCTGCACCGCTATGGCTCGGCACTGTCCGAGCTGCTCGACCTGGTCGACGCCCGGCCCGATCTCGGCCGGCCGCTCGCCGGCGCCGAGGCCTACCTGCGCGCCGAGATCGTCTACGGCGTCAGCCACGAAGGTGCCCTCCACCTGGAGGACACGATGACGATCCGCACCCGCCTCACCTACGAGGTGGGCAACCACGGCCTGGCCGCGGTCACCGAGATCGCCGACCTGATGGCCGGCCAGCTGGGCTGGGACGAGGCTCGGCGTCAGTTCGAGCTCGACGCCTACCAGGCACGCTGTGCCGCCGAGGACGCTGCGGCCGCCGCGCCCGACGACGAAGCTGCGCAGCAGGCCCGGCAGCGGATCGGTGACGTTCTGGCCGACCTTCCCGGTGCCGAGGTCACCACGCTCGCCTGA
- a CDS encoding sugar-binding transcriptional regulator, with amino-acid sequence MLAEPWDDDELRRIATLYYVGDETMEAIAGRTGLSRSTVSRQLKAARTRGIVRISITTAESARGVGAQLGSLFGIEAHVVPVRETASQNQRLTQVARFAGRLLSDWFDNDTVMGVAWGTTVSAVMENLVPKPTRGSTVVQLNGAVHVGSSEVRYVSDLLGGACDAFEARPVFFPVPAFFDDPATKAALWRERSIASVVELQRHCDIALFGVGSWTGSVTSQVYAAGYLGPDDMKALKRAGAVGDICTTFIRADGTWADLAMNQRSSGPDLAELAALPRRVCVVASASRIPGTSAALRAGAISDLIIDEQTAAALLDANSRRPRSRARNPRVDGLQAAPG; translated from the coding sequence ATGCTCGCCGAGCCATGGGACGACGACGAACTGCGTCGGATTGCGACGCTGTACTACGTCGGCGACGAGACGATGGAGGCCATCGCCGGCCGGACCGGCCTCTCCCGCTCGACCGTCTCCCGACAGCTCAAAGCCGCCCGCACGCGCGGAATCGTCCGGATCTCCATCACGACCGCGGAGTCAGCCCGTGGAGTCGGCGCCCAACTGGGGAGCCTGTTCGGCATCGAAGCACACGTCGTACCGGTCCGCGAGACCGCCTCGCAGAACCAACGACTCACCCAGGTCGCCCGCTTCGCCGGGCGACTGCTCAGCGACTGGTTCGACAACGACACCGTGATGGGTGTGGCCTGGGGAACGACCGTGTCCGCGGTGATGGAGAACCTCGTGCCTAAACCGACCCGCGGCTCGACCGTGGTGCAGCTGAACGGCGCGGTCCACGTGGGCAGCTCCGAGGTCCGCTACGTGAGCGATCTGCTCGGCGGAGCCTGCGACGCCTTCGAAGCACGGCCCGTGTTCTTTCCCGTGCCGGCGTTCTTCGACGACCCCGCCACCAAAGCCGCGCTCTGGCGAGAACGCTCGATCGCCAGCGTCGTGGAACTGCAACGACACTGCGACATCGCCCTCTTCGGCGTCGGCTCCTGGACCGGCTCGGTCACCTCCCAGGTCTACGCAGCCGGCTACCTTGGCCCCGACGACATGAAGGCACTGAAGAGAGCCGGGGCCGTCGGCGACATCTGCACCACCTTCATCCGCGCCGACGGCACGTGGGCCGACTTGGCCATGAACCAGCGCAGCAGCGGCCCTGACCTCGCCGAGTTGGCCGCCCTCCCGCGGCGGGTCTGCGTCGTCGCCAGCGCCAGCCGGATCCCCGGCACCTCCGCCGCCCTCCGCGCCGGCGCGATCAGTGACCTCATCATCGACGAACAGACCGCCGCCGCCCTCCTCGACGCGAACTCGCGCCGACCACGCTCGCGAGCCCGGAACCCGAGGGTCGACGGTCTACAAGCAGCACCGGGGTGA
- the allB gene encoding allantoinase AllB — protein MNGADSAGNPRGRRSRSVIRAVRTFLGGRLQPAAVVIEDGRIADVVGPLDPVLDARAVQVPDDAVLLPGLVDSHVHVNEPGRTEWEGFRSATLAAAAGGITTLVDMPLNSIPPTTTVANLAVKRRAAAPSAYIDVGFWGGAVPENLGRLAPLHEAGVFGFKCFLAPSGVDEFGHLDRRQLDAAMEEVAALGSRLIVHAEDPALLTGDGELGRKYAAFLASRPPASEESAIDAVIAAARRTGGRAHILHLSNAGALPAIRAAKAAGLALTVETCPHYLTIAAEDIPDGAGEFKCCPPIREAANADLLWEAVVDGTIDAIVSDHSPSTLDLKRSGDGDFGLMWGGIAGLQVGLSAVWTEARRRGIPLEQILPLFTTGPARVAGLADAGEIAVGAPAHLTVFGDDDPLPVRADDLLHRNPVSAYDGKLLTGRVRRTWLRGVSMFDADEGGPGDAPRLRGRVRGELLVAPVPRSAHRS, from the coding sequence ATGAACGGGGCGGACTCTGCGGGAAACCCTCGCGGGCGACGGAGTCGGTCAGTCATCCGGGCTGTACGCACGTTTCTCGGCGGTCGGCTCCAGCCCGCTGCCGTGGTGATCGAGGACGGGCGCATTGCCGACGTGGTGGGCCCGCTCGATCCTGTCCTCGATGCACGAGCCGTCCAGGTGCCCGACGACGCCGTGCTGCTGCCGGGACTCGTCGACTCGCACGTGCACGTCAACGAACCGGGGCGGACCGAATGGGAGGGCTTCCGCAGCGCGACGCTCGCCGCGGCGGCGGGCGGGATCACGACGCTGGTCGACATGCCGCTGAACTCGATCCCGCCGACCACGACGGTGGCGAACCTGGCGGTCAAGCGCCGCGCGGCGGCACCGTCGGCGTACATCGACGTCGGCTTCTGGGGCGGCGCCGTGCCGGAGAACCTCGGCCGACTGGCACCTCTGCACGAGGCAGGCGTGTTCGGTTTCAAGTGTTTTCTCGCGCCGTCGGGGGTCGACGAGTTCGGCCACCTCGATCGGCGGCAGCTCGATGCAGCAATGGAGGAGGTCGCCGCACTGGGCTCGCGGCTCATCGTGCACGCCGAAGACCCGGCGCTCCTCACCGGCGATGGCGAGCTCGGACGCAAGTATGCCGCGTTCCTCGCCTCGCGGCCGCCGGCGAGCGAGGAATCGGCGATCGACGCCGTCATCGCCGCCGCCCGGCGCACCGGCGGCCGCGCGCACATCCTGCACCTCAGCAATGCCGGTGCGCTGCCCGCGATCCGGGCTGCCAAGGCGGCAGGCCTCGCGCTCACCGTCGAGACCTGCCCGCACTACCTGACGATCGCCGCCGAGGACATCCCCGACGGCGCCGGCGAGTTCAAGTGCTGCCCGCCGATCCGCGAGGCAGCCAATGCCGACCTGCTCTGGGAGGCGGTCGTGGACGGCACCATCGACGCGATCGTGAGTGACCACTCGCCGAGCACTCTCGATCTCAAACGATCGGGTGACGGCGACTTCGGCCTCATGTGGGGCGGCATCGCCGGTCTGCAGGTGGGGCTCTCGGCGGTCTGGACGGAGGCTCGACGCCGGGGGATCCCGCTGGAGCAGATCCTGCCGTTGTTCACCACGGGCCCGGCGCGGGTCGCCGGACTGGCCGATGCCGGTGAGATCGCCGTGGGAGCGCCCGCGCACCTGACCGTGTTCGGCGACGACGATCCACTGCCGGTCCGTGCCGATGATCTGCTGCATCGCAACCCGGTCAGCGCCTACGACGGCAAGCTGCTCACCGGCCGCGTACGCCGTACCTGGCTGCGTGGCGTCTCGATGTTCGACGCCGACGAGGGCGGCCCGGGCGACGCGCCGCGGCTTCGCGGACGAGTCCGCGGCGAGCTGCTCGTCGCCCCCGTTCCCCGGTCGGCTCACCGGTCGTGA